Genomic segment of Candidatus Synechococcus calcipolaris G9:
TTACGAATGGCAAACATCCTTGGTTTATGCCGCGCACTTGCTTGATTCAACCTTTGGCAGAGGTCGCCACCGCTCGTCGTCCCGATATTATTGTCCTAGACGAACCCTTTTTGGTTCATGAACCCCGTTGGCAGCAAGAACCTGTGATCACCCTAGGTCGTTCGATCAAGCTGGTTGTTGAAGTGGTCAGTCGTAATTGGGAAACGGACTACGCCCGCAAGGTTGAGGAATATGCCCTCTTGGGGATTCCTGAATATTGGATTGTTGACTATCGCGGACTAGGTGGGATCCGCTTCATTGGTAAACCGAAACAGCCGACCTTTACCGTCTGCCAATTGGCGGGGGAGGAGTATCGTCAGCAACAATATCGACTCGGTGAGGCGGTTTCGTCGGGACTGTTACCCAATCTACAACTCTGTCTAGAGGATATTTTGCCTCGCTAACCCCCCTCGTTCCCAATAGCCTCTCTTATTGCATTGGCTAATGCCCCCTCAAGAAGAACCATAGGGGTCATAATATTTATGCTGCAATTATGCCGCGAGATGAGTTTCCACGGTAGATACGAGGGTTTGAGTCCAATGCTCCGCTAATTGATCCGTGGCCGCTTCAACCATGACGCGAATCACGGGTTCTGTCCCAGAGGCCCGCACCAACACGCGGCCGCGATCGCCCATGTCTTGGATGGCTTGTTCAATCATGCCCTGAACCGGTTCACAGTCTTGCCATTGCAGTCGTCGCTGGCGATCGCTGACACGGACATTACGCAAAATTTGTGGATAGGGCTGGAAACTCGCATCCCGCAATTCCTGTAGGGACTGGCCCGAATCCTGCACCAGGGTTGCCAAGTGCACGGCGGTTAATAACCCATCGCCACCCACGCCATAATGACGGCAGAGAATATGGCCCGATTGCTCTCCCCCCAACATTGCCCCATGGCGTATCATCTCCGCATGGACATACTGATCCCCCACGGCGGCCCGCACCAACTGCCCCCCGGTTTGCTGCCAGGCCCGTTCAAACCCTAGGTTAGACATGACCGTAGCCACAATGAGATCTCCCGGAAGTTGCCGCTGACGTTGCAGGGTTTGACCCCAAAAATAAAGAATGTGATCCCCATCCACGGTACGGCCAAGACTATCCACCGCCAATACCCGATCCGCATCCCCATCAAAGGCAAATCCTAAATCTGCACGGGTTTCGGAAACAGCAGTCTGGAGAGGGCCTAAATGGGTCGAGCCACAGTCCACATTGATGCGATCGCCATTGGCCTGATCATGGAGGCAAATCACCTCCGCTCCTAGGGCGCGAAAAACATCGGGGGCGATCGCCACCGCCGCACCCCAGGCTAAATCTAAGACCACCCGCAAACCCTGCAAAGGCTGACGAGAATCTAGGGGAGACTGAACGGCTTGGCGATAGGTTTGCAAGAGTTCCGGGCGATAGAAGTGATGCCCCCAAGTACCCGTGTCCGGTAAGCCTGGCCCTTTATTTAAGTGGGCTTCCAATTGTTTTTGGAGCGCAGGGGCGAGTTTACTACCATCGCTGCCAAAAATTTTAATGCCGTTATCTTCCGGTGGATTATGGCTAGCGGAGATCATTGCTCCCCCCACCGCCGCCGTTTTCTGGGTCAAATAGGCAATACAGGGGGTGGGACACAGGCCCACATGCCACACTTCTAAACCTGCCGCCGTCAACCCTGCCGCTAAACTCACCGCCAACATATCACTGGAGTTACGGGAATCTTGGCCCAAAATAAAGGGATGGCCGCCGTCCCCACCTTCCTGAAAAACCTGTTCCTGGAGAACTCGCCCCGCCCAATATCCCAACTGCAAGGCCAAGGTGGGAGTCAGCAATTCACCGGCCCGGCCGCGAATGCCATCGGTGCCAAAACGAATCGGGGTTGCCTTCGCTGCATTCATGGATTAAAACTCCTCACGCCACACCACGCTCTGTTGCTTGCTATTCTGCTAAATTTAGTCAATCATGCGAAAGAGCAAACTTAACATTACGTTACCTGCCAGGACTATAGCATCTTCTTTTTCCGGTGAACAGTTGCAGGGACGGAAAACCTGCGGCAAGCTACATTAAGGACTAGGTGAAGCTCTGAAGCACTTTGCCTTAAAGTAAGGTTGATCACGTTTGCTGTCTGGGGTAGCTATGACATCAGTACTGGACGTTCCCAATTCCGATCTTGTGCAGGAGATGCCATCGGATCAGATCCTCAGCGATCGGCTGAAATTGGTACAGGCCGTGCTAGTGGAGGTCTTAGAGGCTGAATCTGGCAAAGAACTGGTTCAGTTACTCCGACGATTAGGCGCATTGTCTTCGCCAGAAGGTCAGGCCCTCCATGCACCGGAAGGAGACCTGCTAAAAGTCATTGAGTCCTTAGAATTGAGCGAGGCAATTCGAGCTGCCCGGGCCTTTAATCTTTACTTTCAAATCATTAATATTGTTGAACAAAATTACGAGCAACGACAAAATCGCCAACGCACCCAGCAGGAACCGATTAATCTTCGTTCCCTGACCACCGATAATCTATCCTGTGTCAGTGGTGAATCCTTTCCCTCTCCTCCCAGTTCGGCAGATGAGCGGAGTGGCCCCAGTGAACGCCTAGAGCATAGCCTTTATGAAGTTGCCCCACCGGGACAGCGTCATGGTTCCTTTGCCTGGTTATTTCCCCGCCTGCGGGCCCTGAATGTTCCACCCCGCTACATTCAAAATCTGATTAATCAACTGGATATTAAGTTAGTCTTTACGGCCCATCCCACGGAAATTGTCCGCCAAACCATTCGGGATAAGCAGCGGCGGGTTTCTCGGATTTTGGATCAGCTGGATCTTGTTGAACAGCCGGGCTACCACCATACCTGGACAGCGGCAAGCCTGCGGGAACAACTCACGGAAGAAATTCGCCTCTGGTGGCGTACCGATGAACTCCATCAATTTAAGCCGGAAGTTATCGATGAGGTGGAATACACACTCCACTATTTCAAGGCGGTTATCTTTGATATTATTCCCCAGCTATATCGCCAATTTAAGACCACGCTAAAGCAGACATTTCCTGACCTGGAGCCACCGCGCTATAATTTTTGCCGGTTTGGATCTTGGGTGGGCAGCGATCGCGATGGTAATCCTTCAGTCAAGCCAGAAGTAACTTGGCAGACGGCCTGTTATCAACGTAATTTAGTCCTAGAGGAGTATCTCAAGTCCATTGAGCGGTTGATTAATCTCTTGAGTCTCTCCCTGCATTGGTCCGATGTCCTACCGGATCTATTGGACTCCCTAGAGCAGGATCAGCGGCAGTTACCCAATATTTATGATCAATTGGCGGTACGTTTTCGCCAGGAACCCTATCGTCTCAAATTAGCTTACGTTCTTAAACGGTTACAAAATACCCGCGATCGCAACAATCAACTCAAATCCTATTCCTTTAATCGTTTAGAACCCGAGGAGATCACCGCAGGTCAATACTATGCCAACGGTGGAGAATTCCTCCAGGAGCTGCTCCTGATTCAGCGAAATCTCAAGGAAACGGGGCTAAGTTGCCGGGAACTGGAAGACTTAATCTGTCAGGTGGAAGTGTTTGGCTTTAATTTAGCCATTTTAGATATTCGCCAAGAAAGCTCTTGCCACTCCGAAGCCCTCAATGAAATTACCTCCTATTTAGATCTGTTGCCCTGTCCCTACACAGAGCTATCGGAGGCAGAGCGCACCCACTGGCTTTTAAGCGAACTCTCCACCCGTCGCCCCTTAATTCCAGGGGAATTACCCTTTTCCGAGCGAACCAAAGAAATCATTGAAACCTTTCGGATGGTGCGACTACTCCAACAGGAATTTGGGGTTGAACTTTGCACCACCTATATCATTAGCATGAGCCATGAAGTCAGTGATCTGTTAGAGGTGCTGCTTTTGGCAAAGGAGGCGGGGCTATACGATCCGGTGACGGGACACAGTACACTGCAAGCCATTCCCCTCTTTGAAACCGTCGAAGATCTCAAGCACGCCCCGACGGTGCTGAGTCAGTTTTTTACCCTACCCTTTTGTCGTGCCTATCTAGCCAGTAATCAAACCCCCTACTTGCAAGAGGTGATGTTGGGCTATTCCGATAGCAATAAGGATTCTGGGTTTCTCAGTAGTAACTGGGAGATCTATAAGGCGCAACAGTGTTTACAGAAAACAGCGGCAGAATATGGCTTGCAACTGCGAATTTTCCACGGCCGTGGCGGTTCCGTTGGTCGGGGAGGTGGCCCGGCCTATGCGGCAATTTTGGCCCAGCCCGGACAAACCATTGATGGCCGGATCAAGATTACGGAACAGGGAGAAGTGTTGGCCTCCAAGTATTCCCTGCCGGAATTGGCTCTATTTAATCTGGAGACGGTGACAACGGCAGTGATTCAGGCGAGTTTACTGCGAACCAGTATTGATGAAATTCAACCCTGGCACGAAATTATGGAGGAGTTAGCGGCGCGATCGCGGCAGCATTATCGCCATCTGATCTATGAGCAACCCGAGTTCATTGATTTCTTTAATCAAGTGACCCCCATCCAAGAAATTAGCCAACTGCAAATTAGCTCGCGGCCAACGCGGCGGGGCGGCAAGAAAACCCTAGATGGCTTGCGGGCAATTCCCTGGGTATTTAGTTGGACTCAAACTCGTTTCCTGGTGCCTTCCTGGTATGGCGTAGGTACTGCCTTTAAGGGATTTTTGGATGAAAAGCCAGCGGAGCATCTGTCCTTGCTGCGCTATTTTTACTACAAATGGCCCTTTTTCCGGATGGTAATTTCTAAGGTGGAAATGACCCTCTCTAAGGTAGACCTAGAAATTGCCCGTTACTACGTCCATGAACTGAGTAATTCCGATGAAGATCGGGACATCTTTTTACGTTTGTTTGATCAGATTGCCCAGGAATATTATCTCACCTGTGAGTTAGTGCTAACTATCACCGGACATAAACGCTTACTCGATGGGGATCCCACCCTCCAGCGATCGGTGCAGCTACGGAATAAAACCATTGTTCCCTTGGGCTTTTTGCAAGTATCCCTATTAAAACGCCTGCGTCAACACAATAGCCAAACTACCTCCGGCGCAATTTTGCGATCGCGCTATGGCCGCGGTGAACTCCTCCGGGGAGCTTTGCTCACCATTAATGGCGTGGCTGCGGGAATGCGGAATACCGGCTAGAAATACTAGAGCATAGGTTAAAGCTTGCTTTAGGGGAGGCATGGGAAGATTGCATCCCCAGTTCCTCCCATTAAACGATCCAGTGACTCCAAACAGTTCAGTAACTAGGGGCGCATGGTGATACTGAAGTAAATCCCATCGGCTTGCAGACTGGGAGCTTGATCTGGCAAGTTCAGCAGGGGAATGGCGTACTCAAACTTAATATCCAGATTCCGCACGGGCTGAATCAACAGTCCCATACCTACGCCCGCCAGGAAATTATTGGGAACCACACCATTGGGGTTACTGCTATTGTTCCAAACCCAGCCCGCATCAAAGAGGGGGTTAATGGAAATAATTGGACGACGGTTACTTGCCCGCAAAACGGGAAAACGAGCTTCGGTGGAAAAGCGAATCCCATTGTCGCCAGAACGGGCATTGGTGGGATAGCCGCGCACGGAAAGACCGCCGCCAATCACAAACTGATGGAAGGGTAGCAAACTGTTGGGGGAAAGTTGAATATCCGTCCGCAAAATCATGAAATTATCAGCCCAGAGTTGCTGAACCCGTTGACCATTGCCAACCCAGCTAAAGAAATTACCATCCGGTGCGGGGGATGGATTCTGGGTGGCTCCAAAAATGGGTACGCCAAAGTTAAACTGGGAGCGGAAGGCCCAAGCACCACTGTCATCGCGGCGCGTGTAGTCCTGGGCGAATTCAAAGACCCGTGAGGCACTGTAGCCGTCTTCATTGGGGCCAATGCCAAAGGGAAAGGGTTGATTGTCAAAGAGGAAGGTTTGACCGTTCTGGGCAAGGAAACCGGCTGAAAAGGCTAACTCTTCCCGGAACGTACGAATTACGGGCTGGCGAAAACCAATTTGGTAGATAGAGGCTTCGCTGCGGATGCCAAAATCCGCCACATCCGCTTGGGTGATTTTACTACCCGCGATAACGGTTCGCAGAGATAGAGTACCATTCATGGCATTCACCGGCAGGCTGTAGCCAAATTCACCGGTATTGGATCCCCCCCAATTAAAGGTTCCCAGATTATTGCCGAGGGAATAGGAGGCATAGAGGGTATCGCCGCGACCAGAGAGATTTCGATAGGCCAGAAAGGCGGTGCTGCGCTCCGGGGCCACGGCGGGGGGGGAATTGTTATCCATGCCAAAGGAGGCATTAAACCAGTTGGCGGGTATCACCCGAATCACCAAAATGGAGTCTTCTGGGTTGGCACCAGGCTTTAAGCTGGCGGAAACATTTTCAAAAAGGGGATCACTCCGCAACAGTCGGAGTTGGTCTTCGAGGCGATCGGAGTTGAGGGGGACCCCTGCCCCTAGGCGGATGCGGCTGGTAATGTAGCTTGTAACAATGCCCTTATTTCCTTCAACTTCAATGTCTTCAAGGCGGCCTTCAAAAACCTGGATGACGATGGTTCCATCGGTAGCTTGCTGCGTATCCAGTTCGGCACGGGAGCTAAAGTAGCCATTATCGAGATAGAGCTTAGTAATGTCATCCGCCGCCTGTTGCAAGTCCTCTAAATCAACGGCGCGACCTTCGAGGGGAGCAATAATGGGATCAAATTCAGTGGGGCCAAAGACCGTACTGCCTTCCACAATGATCTCATTGACGTTCAGGGTGATCCCTGTAGGTTCCAAGGGCTGAGGGGGCGGGGGGGGGGGCGCAAGTGGAGCTTCGTCGTCGGGTCTTAGGGGGGGGGGCAATGGGCAACGGTGGTTCTAGGGGGGGGGGCAATGGGCAACGGTGGTTCAAGTTGCTGCTGGGTGGGAGTGGTTTGGGGTAACTGCGGCCCCTGGGCGATCGCCCCATTGGGAGAGAACAACTCTAAGCCAATGCCAATAGAACACAGCGATATGGCTGCACTGTAAAACTTTTTCATAGTAATTTTTCTCTCACCCTCACATTACGAAGCTGTTAAAACTAGGGCTGTACGCTCTATACGGCCAACCAAAGCCCAATAAACAAAGGTCCCAGATATATGCTCTATGATGAATAAAACAATTATTGAGACTAAGCGTCGTCTAAATGATCTAGATCAGACAACGATAGGTAGATTGCTGAGGAAAAATTGAGGCTTAAGCGTGTCTTAACCTCTTGATAATCATTAATTCAACAGAATTAATCTGTTAGAAAGAATTTTTATCTTTTCTTTGGCTAATCTACGACTATTTTTAGGGGGCTATTCTTTAAGGTGAGGAGATAAGCAATGGGAAAAACTATAACATAGGCTAACGATCCAGTGTATTTTAATTTAGAAAATAGTTATAGATGAATCCTGATGAACTGCTCAC
This window contains:
- the ppc gene encoding phosphoenolpyruvate carboxylase translates to MTSVLDVPNSDLVQEMPSDQILSDRLKLVQAVLVEVLEAESGKELVQLLRRLGALSSPEGQALHAPEGDLLKVIESLELSEAIRAARAFNLYFQIINIVEQNYEQRQNRQRTQQEPINLRSLTTDNLSCVSGESFPSPPSSADERSGPSERLEHSLYEVAPPGQRHGSFAWLFPRLRALNVPPRYIQNLINQLDIKLVFTAHPTEIVRQTIRDKQRRVSRILDQLDLVEQPGYHHTWTAASLREQLTEEIRLWWRTDELHQFKPEVIDEVEYTLHYFKAVIFDIIPQLYRQFKTTLKQTFPDLEPPRYNFCRFGSWVGSDRDGNPSVKPEVTWQTACYQRNLVLEEYLKSIERLINLLSLSLHWSDVLPDLLDSLEQDQRQLPNIYDQLAVRFRQEPYRLKLAYVLKRLQNTRDRNNQLKSYSFNRLEPEEITAGQYYANGGEFLQELLLIQRNLKETGLSCRELEDLICQVEVFGFNLAILDIRQESSCHSEALNEITSYLDLLPCPYTELSEAERTHWLLSELSTRRPLIPGELPFSERTKEIIETFRMVRLLQQEFGVELCTTYIISMSHEVSDLLEVLLLAKEAGLYDPVTGHSTLQAIPLFETVEDLKHAPTVLSQFFTLPFCRAYLASNQTPYLQEVMLGYSDSNKDSGFLSSNWEIYKAQQCLQKTAAEYGLQLRIFHGRGGSVGRGGGPAYAAILAQPGQTIDGRIKITEQGEVLASKYSLPELALFNLETVTTAVIQASLLRTSIDEIQPWHEIMEELAARSRQHYRHLIYEQPEFIDFFNQVTPIQEISQLQISSRPTRRGGKKTLDGLRAIPWVFSWTQTRFLVPSWYGVGTAFKGFLDEKPAEHLSLLRYFYYKWPFFRMVISKVEMTLSKVDLEIARYYVHELSNSDEDRDIFLRLFDQIAQEYYLTCELVLTITGHKRLLDGDPTLQRSVQLRNKTIVPLGFLQVSLLKRLRQHNSQTTSGAILRSRYGRGELLRGALLTINGVAAGMRNTG
- a CDS encoding ShlB/FhaC/HecB family hemolysin secretion/activation protein, which gives rise to MEGSTVFGPTEFDPIIAPLEGRAVDLEDLQQAADDITKLYLDNGYFSSRAELDTQQATDGTIVIQVFEGRLEDIEVEGNKGIVTSYITSRIRLGAGVPLNSDRLEDQLRLLRSDPLFENVSASLKPGANPEDSILVIRVIPANWFNASFGMDNNSPPAVAPERSTAFLAYRNLSGRGDTLYASYSLGNNLGTFNWGGSNTGEFGYSLPVNAMNGTLSLRTVIAGSKITQADVADFGIRSEASIYQIGFRQPVIRTFREELAFSAGFLAQNGQTFLFDNQPFPFGIGPNEDGYSASRVFEFAQDYTRRDDSGAWAFRSQFNFGVPIFGATQNPSPAPDGNFFSWVGNGQRVQQLWADNFMILRTDIQLSPNSLLPFHQFVIGGGLSVRGYPTNARSGDNGIRFSTEARFPVLRASNRRPIISINPLFDAGWVWNNSSNPNGVVPNNFLAGVGMGLLIQPVRNLDIKFEYAIPLLNLPDQAPSLQADGIYFSITMRP
- the glmM gene encoding phosphoglucosamine mutase, translated to MNAAKATPIRFGTDGIRGRAGELLTPTLALQLGYWAGRVLQEQVFQEGGDGGHPFILGQDSRNSSDMLAVSLAAGLTAAGLEVWHVGLCPTPCIAYLTQKTAAVGGAMISASHNPPEDNGIKIFGSDGSKLAPALQKQLEAHLNKGPGLPDTGTWGHHFYRPELLQTYRQAVQSPLDSRQPLQGLRVVLDLAWGAAVAIAPDVFRALGAEVICLHDQANGDRINVDCGSTHLGPLQTAVSETRADLGFAFDGDADRVLAVDSLGRTVDGDHILYFWGQTLQRQRQLPGDLIVATVMSNLGFERAWQQTGGQLVRAAVGDQYVHAEMIRHGAMLGGEQSGHILCRHYGVGGDGLLTAVHLATLVQDSGQSLQELRDASFQPYPQILRNVRVSDRQRRLQWQDCEPVQGMIEQAIQDMGDRGRVLVRASGTEPVIRVMVEAATDQLAEHWTQTLVSTVETHLAA
- a CDS encoding Uma2 family endonuclease: MTYVSTTTLSFDEFIAQYGDDDRYELADGELTDMEPTGPHETVSGKLAVHIGIAITNGKHPWFMPRTCLIQPLAEVATARRPDIIVLDEPFLVHEPRWQQEPVITLGRSIKLVVEVVSRNWETDYARKVEEYALLGIPEYWIVDYRGLGGIRFIGKPKQPTFTVCQLAGEEYRQQQYRLGEAVSSGLLPNLQLCLEDILPR